From a single Loigolactobacillus coryniformis subsp. coryniformis KCTC 3167 = DSM 20001 genomic region:
- the rhaM gene encoding L-rhamnose mutarotase, producing MKRIAQVMYINPDSYDKYAKRHAEIWPEMQKALKDHGATNYSIYLNRANGQTLAYLEVPDVATYNAIAETDICKKWWHYMEPIMKTNPDESPVADDLEEVFHLD from the coding sequence ATGAAACGGATCGCTCAAGTAATGTATATCAACCCAGATTCCTATGACAAGTACGCTAAGCGCCATGCGGAAATTTGGCCAGAAATGCAAAAAGCATTGAAAGATCATGGAGCCACTAATTATTCGATCTATCTTAATCGAGCTAATGGTCAGACTTTAGCGTATCTTGAAGTACCTGATGTTGCGACGTATAACGCCATTGCTGAAACCGATATTTGTAAAAAATGGTGGCATTATATGGAGCCAATTATGAAAACTAACCCGGATGAAAGTCCGGTGGCAGACGACCTTGAGGAAGTATTTCATTTAGATTGA